In the Nicotiana tabacum cultivar K326 chromosome 16, ASM71507v2, whole genome shotgun sequence genome, one interval contains:
- the LOC107811114 gene encoding uncharacterized protein LOC107811114: MGSDKQSSGLLDTLKMETVRTILTHSYPYPHEHSRHLVIAVFVGCLFFISSDNMHTLIQKLDSNVKWWSMYACLLGFFYFFSSPFIGKTFKPSYSNFSRWYIVWILVAALYHLPSFQSMGVDLRMNLSLFLTLFVSSILFLLVFHVIFLGLWYLGLVARVAGKRPEILTIVQNCAVLSIACCVFYSHCGNLAVVREKTFDRRNSWFSLWKKEERNTWLAKFVGMTKLKDQVCKSWFAPVGSASDYPFLSKWVIYGELTCNGSCAESSNEISPLYSLWATFIGLYIANYVVERSSGWALSRPLSLKEFDKLKKKQTKPEFLDMVPWYSGTSADLFKTMFDLLVSVTLFVGRFDMRMMQAAMSRVEDGAKQEDILYDQFSEKDGLWFDFMADTGDGGNSSYTVARLLAQPSLRLQVKGSMLTLPRGDMLLIGGDLAYPNPSSFTYEKRLFRPFEYALQPPTWYKEEHIAVSKPELPPEVDELRKYDGPQCFVIPGNHDWFDGLQTYMRYICHKSWLGGWFMPQKKSYFALQLPKRWWVFGLDLALHCDIDIYQFKFFSELVRDKVGENDSVIIMTHEPNWLLDWYFNQVTGKNVTYLIRDHLKGRCRLRIAGDVHHYMRHSYVPSDKPVYVQHLLVNGCGGAFLHPTHVFRNFNEIYGTSYESKASYPTFEDSSRIALGNILKFRKKNWQFDVIGGMIYFILVFSMFPQCQLDHILKDDTFSGHMGTFFGTVWDSFMYMVGCSYVSVAGAMLLLVIAIAFVPPKMSWKKRLFIGILHVSAHLAAALILMLLMELGVETCIRHKLLATSGHHTLYEWYRSVESEHFPDPTGLRPRIEQWTFGLYPACIKYLMSGFDVPEVMAVTRSNICKNGMDSLSRGSAVIYYASVFLYFWVLSTPVVSLILGSYLYICINWLHIHFDEAFSSLRIANYKAFTRFHINIKGDLEVFTLAVDKVPKEWKLDPKWDGESKQPQEPSYLQKFPSKWRAKTLQQDPVNTVRIIDHFVIEQKEKPDSELSNGSLN, translated from the exons ATGGGGTCCGATAAGCAGTCCAGTGGTCTGCTTGATACTCTAAAAATGGAGACAGTTAGGACAATCTTAACTCACTCTTATCCTTATCCACATGAGCATTCGCGGCATTTGGTCATCGCAGTGTTTGTGGGATGCTTATTTTTTATATCATCAGATAACATGCATACACTTATTCAGAAGTTAGATAGCAATGTCAAATGGTGGTCAATGTACGCCTGTTTGCTCGGattcttttacttcttttcatCTCCATTTATAGGGAAAACATTCAAACCGAGTTATTCAAATTTTAGTCGTTG GTATATAGTTTGGATACTTGTGGCTGCTCTCTATCATCTTCCCAGTTTTCAATCTATGGGAGTAGATCTCAGAATGAACCTGTCTTTGTTTCTGACCTTATTTGTCTCATCCATTTTGTTTCTTCTCGTTTTCCATGTTATATTTCTCGGGCTTTGGTATCTTGGCCTTGTTGCTCGCGTGGCTGGAAAGAGGCCCGAGATCCTGACAATTGTTCAAAACTGTGCT GTTTTAAGCATAGCGTGCTGCGTGTTTTATAGTCACTGTGGTAACCTTGCTGTGGTAAGGGAAAAGACATTTGACCGGAGGAATTCTTGGTTTTCGTTGTGGAAAAAGGAAGAGCGGAACACTTGGCTTGCGAAATTCGTAGGCATGACTAAGTTGAAAGACCAAGTCTGCAAATCTTGGTTTGCTCCAGTTGGCTCAGCCAGTGATTATCCCTTTTTGTCCAAGTGGGTCATTTATGGAGAG TTAACTTGCAACGGCTCATGTGCAGAATCGTCAAATGAAATTTCTCCGCTATATTCTTTGTGGGCCACTTTTATAGGCCTCTACATTGCAAATTACGTTGTGGAAAGGTCATCAGG ATGGGCTCTCTCTCGTCCTTTATCACTCAAAGAGTTtgacaaattgaagaaaaagcaAACGAAACCTGAGTTCTTGGATATGGTTCCTTGGTATTCAGG GACATCTGCTGATTTATTCAAGACAATGTTTGACCTGCTGGTCTCCGTAACTTTGTTTGTTGGACGCTTTGATATGCGAATGATGCAG GCGGCTATGAGCAGGGTTGAAGACGGGGCTAAGCAGGAGGATATTTTGTATGATCAATTCAGTGAAAAGGATGGTCTGTGGTTTGACTTCATGGCTGATACAGGCGATGGTGGAAATTCGTCCTACACTGTGGCTCGGCTTCTTGCTCAGCCTTCACTCCGGCTCCAAGTCAAGGGTTCAATGCTTACACTGCCACGTGGAGACATGCTTCTTATTGGGGGTGACCTTGC GTATCCTAATCCATCATCGTTTACATACGAGAAGCGCCTTTTTCGTCCCTTTGAATATGCTCTTCAGCCTCCTACGTGGTATAAGGAAGAGCATATTGCTGTAAGTAAGCCTGAATTACCTCCTGAGGTGGATGAACTTAGGAAGTACGATGGACCTCAGTGTTTTGTCATCCCTGGAAACCACG ACTGGTTTGATGGACTTCAGACGTATATGAGGTACATTTGTCACAAGAGCTGGTTGGGTGGTTGGTTTATGCCTCAAAAGAAAAGCTATTTCGCATTGCAGCTCCCTAAAAGGTGGTGGGTATTTGGTCTTGATCTTGCTCTCCATTGTGATATTGACATATACCAATTCAAGTTCTTCTCAGAATTAGTGAGGGATAAG GTTGGGGAGAATGATTCCGTGATCATTATGACACATGAGCCTAATTGGCTTCTTGATTGGTACTTTAATCAAGTGACTGGAAAGAATGTTACCTACTTGATACGCGACCATTTAAAGGGAAGGTGTAGACTTCGGATTGCTGGAGATGTGCATCACTATATGCGTCATTCATATGTTCCATCGGATAAGCCCGTTTATGTCCAACATTTACTTGTTAATGGTTGTGGCGGTGCTTTTTTGCACCCTACGCATGTCTTCAGGAATTTCAACGAAATATATGGAACATCGTATGAGAGCAAAGCTTCTTACCCAACTTTTGAAGATTCAAGCAGG ATTGCTTTGGGAAATATATTGAAATTTAGGAAGAAAAACTGGCAATTTGATGTTATTGGCGGCATGATATATTTCATATTGGTGTTCTCTATGTTTCCCCag TGTCAGCTAGATCACATTTTAAAGGACGACACATTCTCGGGTCACATGGGAACCTTCTTTGGCACAGTGTGGGATTCTTTTATGTATATGGTGGGATGCTCATATGTATCGGTAGCTGGTGCTATGTTACTTTTAGTAATCGCAATAGCCTTTGTGCCTCCGAAGATGTCTTGGAAAAAGAGACTATTTATTGGGATTCTTCATGTGTCCGCACACTTGGCTGCTGCCTTAATTCTCATGCTCTTGATGGAATTAGGTGTTGAGACATGTATTCGGCATAAGTTACTTGCAACTTCAG GTCATCACACTTTATATGAATGGTACCGGTCTGTGGAGAGTGAGCATTTTCCGGACCCAACTGGCCTTAGGCCACGTATAGAACAATGGACGTTTGGCCTTTATCCAGCATGTATCAAGTATCTCATGTCCGGTTTTGACGTTCCTGAG GTAATGGCGGTTACCAGAAGTAATATTTGCAAAAATGGGATGGATTCTCTATCCCGAGGGAGTGCTGTAATATATTATGCATCTGTCTTCCTTTATTTTTGGGTATTATCAACTCCGGTGGTTTCTTTGATTCTTGGAAGCTACCTTTACATTTGCATCAATTGGCTTCACATACATTTCGATGAAGCATTTTCATCACTCCGCATTGCAAACTACAAGGCATTTACACGGTTCCATATCAATATTAAAGGCGATCTTGAAGTTTTTACCCTTGCAGTTGATAAG GTTCCAAAAGAGTGGAAATTGGATCCAAAATGGGATGGAGAGTCGAAACAGCCACAAGAACCGAGTTACCTCCAGAAGTTTCCTAGCAAATGGAGAGCTAAGACCCTTCAGCAGGACCCTGTAAATACGGTGCGAATTATTGATCACTTTGTCATTGAACAGAAAGAAAAACCAGATTCAGAACTATCGAACGGGTCACTTAACTAA